The DNA region ACGGTGGCGAAGTAGGCCTGGGGGAACATCTCCCTAACCACCTGGGCGGTCTTGCCGGTGTCCACCAGGTCGTCGATTATGAGGCAGTTCTCGTCCACCCCCTCCAGATCGGGCCTCTTGAGCACCGTCAGGTCCCCCTGGGACTTTAGGGTGTAGCTGGATATGCAGACCGTGTCCACCAGCTTTATCTGCAGCTCTTGGGCCATAAGGGCGGCGGGGACAAGCCCGCCTCGGGCCACCGCGATGAGCCTGTTCCACCGCCGAAGCCTGGACAGCTCCGCCGCCAGCTGGCGGCACTCCCGCTGAAGCTGATCCCAGCTAACGGAGTATGTCTTTACGTACCTTTCGTCGGACATTAACCTTCCTCCTCAAGTGGTGTGTATTTCCGTAGATTACGACCACATAGGCACCTAGAGCAAGGGCCCCCTTGGCTTTTCCCCCCAAACGGGTTGATATATGATAGTGTCCGCTCCTCGGGGGACCTAATGGGTGCAAGTCATTGGTCCGAATAGTATAAGGGATCCTAACCGGACCCACAAATCACGAGTCATCTTGGGGGATCTGCGCGTTGAGAAAGCCTCTTCGAATAGCCTTGGCGGTTCTTGCCCTGGCCCTGCTCTGGGGGAGCTCCTGCCTCGCCCAGGTGGTTGGGGCCGATGACCGGTACATGAAGATAAGGATAGCCTCGCCGATACACAACCTGACCTCCGTCCGGGTGTGGAGGTCCCGGTACGACCCCTCCGACGGGCTACCGGACAGGATGACCCAGTACTTCCACAACCTGCTCAAGTCTGCCCCAATGGTGGAGGCCACGCTACTGGACAAGGAAATCGGGGCCGGATGGCCCGTCAGGGGCTTCGGCCCCAACGACGTGGTGGTGAAGCTTAACTTGGAGGACCTTAGGATCGAAAAGAAGGACCTGGTTGGGTCCCGGATGAGGGCCTACGCGTCGGTCAGGATGACCGTGTACGGCGCCACCTCCAAGGACCCGATCTACACCTGGGTGGCCAACTCGGAGCTGGAGCGTTGGACCCCCGAGTATCGGGACCTCAAGGAGCCCTACTTCTGGCGGGACTTCGAGGGGACCGTCTGCTGGTCCGCCGTGCGGGACGCGCTGGACCGGTGCGCTGAGGAGCTCATGTCGGTCCGCCGGGGCTACCGGGTCCTGGGGCGCATCGTGGCGGTGGCCCGGCCGGCAGAGGGGCTCAAGTGGGATAGGGACGTCAAGCGGTTCCACGTGAACCTGGGCAAGGACGAGACGCTTCAGGAGGGGGATCTGCTGGCGGTGGTTAGGTCCACCGTCACCAGGACCGTGGACGGGGAGGAGCCGGTGATGATCTACCCCCAGAAGGTGGCCACCGTCAAGGTGGTCTACCTGTCCGACCGGGACGGGGTGGTCCAGGTGGTGAGCGAGCCCAAGGACTACCCGGTACAGGTGGGGGACGTGGTCCTGATGCCCCTCACCACCCCCAGGAAGGGCAGGTTCTGACCTTTGGAACCCTCGGGAGGGATCGATTTTGAACTTTGCTAAGATGCTGTGTCTTGGTCTAGCTGCGGTGACATTTGGCGTGGCCCCCTGGCAACCCCAGGCGGAGGCCAAGGTCAAGGTCCGGGCGGTGAAGTCCCCGGTGGCCACCCGGGCCCGGGATCCCCTGATGGCGGAGGCCTGGCGGGGGGGACAGCAGCTGGTCATGGAGGGGAAGCTGAACTCGGCGGTCCGCTACCTGCGCCGCTACGTGACCGTGATGCCCCGATCCGCCGACGGGTGGTTCTGGCTGGGCAGGGCCTACCTGGCCATGGGGGATCACCAGAGGGCCAGGAACGCCTTCAACCGGGCCCTGGCGGTGGATCCCTACTACCCGTCCCTTCAGCCGGATCGGCTGGACCAGTCGGGCATGCCCCTGTGGCCGGAGATAACGTCCCCCATGTAGCAGATTAGAAACCCCAGCAAGCCCCCTGGCACTCCAGGGGGCTTGCGCTTATCATAGTGGATGGATCGTGTCCGAGTTTGAACAGGTCCTTATCTAGTGGGGGTGATCCGATTGAGGCTTCGTCGAATGGTCAGCGTGGTTGACACCCACACCGGTGGGGAGCCCACCAGGATAATCCTCTCCGGGGGGCCCATCCTGAAGGGGAGGACCATGTTGGACCGGTGGGAGGAGTTCGCCTCCGCCCACGACGCCTTCCGGGAGTTCGTCATGCGGGAGCCCCGGGGTCACGGGGACATGTTCGGCGTCATGATAACCCCCCCGTGCTCCGATGAGGCCCACTGTGGGGTCATCTTCATGGACACCGGCGGGTGCCTCACCATGTGCGGACACGGTTCCATCGGCCTGGCCAGGACCCTGCTGGAGCTGGGGATGGTGACCGGCGAGAGTCCCTGCGCCGATGTGGTTTTGGACACCCCCGCGGGGATCGTTAGGGTCACCGTGGACATCAGGGAGGACGGTCGGATTGGGGAGGCCACCCTCATGAACGTACCGTCCTTCCTCTATGCGGAAGACCTGAAGGTAAGGCTGTCGGATGGCACGGACGTCACCCTCCAGGTGGCCTTCGGGGGCAACTTCTTTGCCATAGTCCCCGCCCAGCAGCTGGGGCTCTCCATCGTTTCCGATGAGGCCCGGCGGATCCAGGCCCTTGGGCTCGAGATAAGGGACCTGGTGAACCGAAAGCTCGAGGCATCTCACCCGGAGGATCCCCGGATCTGCGGGGTGGAGCTGGTGGAGTTCTCCCTGAAGACCGGGGAAAGGTCCGCCAGGAACTGCGTGGTCTTCGGGCAGGGGTCCCTGGACCGCTCCCCCTGCGGGACCGGAACCTCCGCCAAGATGGCGGTCCTGGCGGCGTTGGGGGAGCTCAAGCCCGGGGAGGAGTTCGTCCACCAGGGCATAGTGGGGAGCACCTTCCGGGCCTTCTACAGGCCCGGACCCGTGATCGGCGGCTTCGACTCCATCATCCCCTACATCAAGGGGACCTCCAGCGTCACCGGCTTCAACCTGCTGCTGGAGCAGGACGGGGACATGTTTCCCCGGGGCTTCCTCCTGGGGAGGGCTTAGATGGGGCATCCCCCAAGGGTTCCCAGTTCAAGCGACGGAGGTGTTTCATGACCGTGTTGAGGCGAAGCACGTTGGCTTTGTTCGTGGGGATCTCGCTTCTGATCCATCTGGCCACCCCATCGGCCATCATGGGGTCCCAGGGGGATGGGGTGGTGTTGGTACTCTCCGGGGGGGGCACCAAGGGGCTGGCCCACATAGGGGTCCTCAAGGTCCTGGAGGAGGCGGGGGTCAGGATAGACGGCATAGTGGGCACCAGCATGGGGGCCATAATAGGGGGCCTCTACGCCTGCGGGTACAGCGCCCATGATCTGGAGCGGCTGGTGATGGAGAACAGCATCCTGGACCTGCTGTACGACCGGACCCCCCAGGACATCCCGGACGCGTCGCTGAACCGGCTTCCCAAGGGCCGCTCCGGCCTGTTCGACTTCCACTTCGATAAGGACCACAACCGGGTAGGTCCCATGGGGGGCATGTCCGCCACCCGGCTGGTGTCCTTCTTGAGCCGGGTGACCGGGGAGCGGTTTCAGGGGGGGGACTTCGATCGGCTGAGGATCCCCTTCGCGGCGGTGGCCACCGACCTGGAGACGGGGGAGACGGTGGTGCTGAGGCGGGGTAACCTGGCGTACGCCATGAGGGCCTCCATGGCCATACCGGGCATCTTCGACCCCTGGATGGTGGATGGCCGGCTCCTGGTGGATGGGGGACTGGTGGCCAACCTGCCGGTCTCCATAGCCCGGGAGCTCTTCCCGGGCAGGAAGGTCCTGGCGGTGAACCTGTCGGACATGGGGGTCAAGAACCGGCGGGAGATAAGGACCCTGTACGACGTGGTGGCCCAGTCCCTCAACATAATAACCGCCCCGTCGATCCGGTCCGAGGCCTCCAAGGCGGACCTGCTGGTAGAGCCCGACGTGGGGCGGTTTGGCCTGTTGGACCCCGGGGGCTACGACAGGATAATAGCCGCCGGGGTTGAGGCCGCCCGGGGGCTTGGGGATCGGATCGCCGCTCTGAGCCCTCGGGACGGGGCCCCGCCGGCATCGCCCGCTCTCCTGGCCAAGGAGCCGCCGGTGGTGATGAGCGTCCAAGTGGAGGGCCTGCCCCCGGAGATGGCGAGGGACGTGGAGGAGCACCTGCGGCCCTGGGTCGGCAAGGGGCTGGACATGGAGGCGGTGCTGAGGGAGGCGGACCGGCTGTCCCGCCGGGAAGACTTCGTGTCGGTTAACGGGTACGCCAGGCCTCGGGACGACCGGGGGGTGGACGTGGTCATGTCCTTCCAGAGGCGCCCGCCCATAGAGGTCTCCGTGGGGGGCTACGCCACCAACCTTCACTCCCAGCGGTGGATGTCCCTCTCCGGAGTGAAGAGGGACTTGATCTCCCAGGGGGACGTGATGGAGGGACAGTTCAGGCTGGGGGACCACTGGGGCTGGGTCCTTCGGTACTTCTCCCCCTACGATGACGACTCCCAGTGGGGGATGGCCTTGACCGCCCGGGAGGATGAGATATCCCCCAGCGGGATGTCCCAGGAGCGGTGGAAGAGATACGGTCTCAGGGCCCTTCGCTACTCGGACAACGGCAGGACCCGGTTCGGCTGGGGGGTCCTGGTGGAGAACGTGGACTTGAAGGACTCCAGGACGCTGACGGGCCCATACCTCTACCTGTACCACGACGGCACGGACTCCAAACAGCACCCCACCAGGGGGTACGCCCTGGAGGTCAACGTTTGGTCCCCCAACCTTGACAGGGTCATCTCCAGGACGGTGTTCAACCGCTACGTTCCCTGGGGTGACCGGTACCGGGTGGTCATAAGCGGGGGGCTCGAGACCGGGGACCGGGAGGATCCCCCTCACCGGGCCTACCTGGGGGATCAGGAGGAACTCTACAGCCTGGGGGACAGCCCCCTGGCGGGGGATCAGGCCGCGTGGCTGAGGGTAGGGATATCCGGCACGGTGATGCAGACCTGGTGGGGCAGGCTGGACGCGGAGCTCTTCGGCACCGCCGGGATGGTGATGAACCGGTGGACCAGGACCAACGATTCCTGGGAGGTGGGGCTGGCCCTGTCGATCCCGGGGCAGTTCTTCAACGGCCGACTGATGACCGTGTACGACAAGGGGGGCAACCTGACCTTCGGCTTCTCGGTGGGGGATCCCATCTGGTGGAACAGCCCCCTGCCCTAGCGGGGCCGCTCACCCTTTGGGAATCGAAAGGTCCTCCAGAGCCCTGACGAGCTCGCCCAGGGCGGCGGAGACCGGGGCACTGAGGCCCCCGTCCCGGCAGATCTCCGCCACCTTGAGGGACAGGGATCCTATCTCGGTGGGGCGCCGGGCCTCCACGTCCTGAAGCATGGAGGACCTGTTGCCCCCCGTGGCCTCCATGACCGACTCCACCGTCCGGCGCACCTCCTCCGGGTCCAGCGCCACCCCCTGAAGCCCCGCGGCCTGGACGGTCTCCTGGATCACGGAGCGGATGATCTCCATGGCCCAGGGGGAGGATCGGAGCTCCCCGTTCCTCACCCGCAGCAGGGCGGTCAAAGGGTTTATGCAGCAGTTTACGGCCGCCTTGGTCCAGATGTCCCTTCGGATGTCATGGGACTCATGGGCGTCGAAGCCCCCCGCCTTAAGGACCTCTATGGGGATCGACACGGAGGCTCCCCAGGGGGAGCCGATCCTTATCTGCCCGTCGCCCCCCCAGAATATCCGGTCCCCCTCCCGGTGGGCTCCGTAGGTGCAGACCCCCGCTGCCGTCCTATGCTCCCCCAGGACGGATGCCAGGGTCTCCAGGTTACCCAGGCCGTTCTGCAGCGTAACCGCCAAAGCCTCCCCGGGCAGCGCCTGGGACAGCGCCTCGGCGGCCTCCCAGGTCTTGTAAGCCTTGACGGTGACGAAGGCCACCAGGGGGGCGAAGTCCCGGGCGGCGCAAGGGGATGAGGTGGACCGGATGTTTGCCCGGATCTCGATCCCGTCCCTCCCAACGTATGTCAAGGACCTCGTCCCTTGCGTGGATCTCTCCAGGGCCATCACTGGGACCCCGGCGGCGGAGAGCTGACAGGCGATCCTCCCCCCCAGGGCCCCCAGTCCAACCACCAGGACCCGGGTCAACTAGAGCCCCTCCAGCTGGTCCTCGTCCATGGAGAAGCCGTGCTCCTCCCCGGGGAAGGCGGCGGATCGGACCTCCTGGGTGTACTCCCGGAGGGCCTGGATCATAGCATCCCGGCAGTTCATGTATCGCTTCACGAACTTGGGCTTGAAGGCGTCAAAGATGCCCAGCACGTCGTGGAACACCAGCACCTGCCCGTCGCAGTGGGGTCCCGCCCCTATGCCCACGGTGGGGATGGAGAGCCTCTCGGTGATCACCTTGGCCAGCGGGGTAGGTACGCACTCCAGCACCACCATGCAAGCCCCCGCCTCCTGGACCGCCATGGCGTCCTCAAGGACCTGCCTGGCCCGCTCCCGGTCCTTGCCCTGGACCTTGAAGCCCCCCAGCTGGGTGGCGCTCTGGGGGGTGAGCCCCACGTGTCCCACCACCGGTATCCCCGCCCTTACGATGGCCTCTATGGTCTGGGCCCGGGAGGTGCCACCCTCCAGCTTAACCGCGTCCACCCCGCCCTCCTTCACCAGGCGCCCCGCGTTTCGGACCGCCTCCTGAATGGAGACCTCGTAGGACATGAAGGGCATGTCCCCGATGATGAAGGGTGACCTGGAGCCCCTGACCACCGCGGCGCAGTGGAGGAGCATCATCTCCATGGTGACCGGCACGGTGGAGGTGAAGCCGTGCTCCACCATCCCCGCCGAGTCCCCCACCAGTATGGTGTCCGCCCCCGCCAGCTCCGCCATCTGGGCCTGCCAGTGGTTGTAGGCGGTGTGCATCACTATCTTCTCTCCCCGGGCCTTCATCTCCCGAAGGGCGGGGATGGTGACCTTTGGCCTGTCCATCTAGACACCCCCGTTCGGCTTTACCATGCCGTTGTCTATGAGCCGGGTGGATCCAACCCGGACCGCCAGCAGGATGCGTCCCGCGGACTTCAACGTTTCCAGCTCCTCCAGGGTATCGCAGTCCACCAACTTAATGTAGTCCACCGTAATGGAGGGGTGGTCCGGTATCTCCGAGAGGGCCGCCTCGACTATTGAAGCCGGGTCTGAGACGCCCCGGGATGCTTCCGCCTGGGCCCGGTTCACCGCCCGGGATAGGCAAAGGGCCAGGGACCTCTCCTCCGGGGAGAGGTAGACGTTCCGACTGCTCATGGCGAGCCCGTCCTCCTCCCGGGCTATGGGGCAGCCCACCACCTGCACGTCCAGGTTCAGGTCCCTCACCATCCGCTGGATCACCTTCAGCTGCTGGTAGTCCTTCTCGCCGAAGTAGGCCCTGTTTGGCTTCACTATGTTGAAAAGCTTCAGGACCACGGTGCAGACCCCCCGGAAGTGTCCCGGACGGCTGGCGCCGCATAGCCCCCTGGCGAGGTTCACCTCCTCCACCCAGGTGGAGTGGTCCCGGTGGTACATGGCCTCCGGCTCCGGGGTGAAGACCAGGTCAACCCCCAGGGGTTCCAGGAGCTCCAGGTCCCGCTTAAGGTCCCGGGGGTAGCGGGACAGGTCCTCGTGGGGGCCGAACTGGGTTGGGTTCACGAATATGGATACCGCGGTGGTCTGGTTCTCCGCCACGGAGCGCCTCACCAGGGACAGGTGCCCGTCGTGCAGGTACCCCATGGTGGGCACCAGCCCCACGGTGCCGGTCCCCTTGAGGGCGTCCCGTACCTCCTCTGGGGTCTTGGCGATGATCATGGTTGTCGCCTCCCGGTCAGAATATGGTGCCGTGATCCTCCCGATCGGTCACCTCCGTGGGCCGATTGTCCTGGTCCACCAGGACCACCTTGAGCCTGTGGTCCCGTGCCTCCTCGGGGGTCATCCAGCAGAAGGCCATTATTATAACCTTGTCCCCCGGCTGAACCAGTCGGGCGGCGGCCCCGTTCAGACATATGGTGCCCTCGGGTCCCTGGATGACGTAGGTCTCCAGCCGGTTGCCGTTGTCTATGTCCACCACTTGGACCGCCTCGCCGGGCAGGATCCCCGACAGCTCCAAGAGGTCCTTCCCTATGGTTATGCTCCCCACGTAGTGGAGGTTGGCCTCCGTGACCGTGGCTCGGTGGATCTTGCTTCTGCACATCTTAAGGAACACTGGCATCTCCTCCGATTTTTACCCCTTGGGTCCCCGATGGTTTAGGGGTTTTTACCTAGCCAATTATAAGGGAAATCCCCGTAAACGGACCCTCCCATGGGGGGTATATTGTGCCCAGATCCTGATCGAAAGGGGAGTTGATCCATGAAGAGGACGGGAGCGTGGATTTTGGCCGCCATGCTGGCGGTGTTGGTGGCGGGCAGCGCCTTCGCGGGCCCAAGGGTGGGCTACGGCGGGGGCTGGGGCTGGGATGGCCAATGTGGCCCTGGGGGCCGTAGGGGGCACCAAATGATGATGGGTCCCTACGGTTTCATGGGCCCTGTGGACCCCAAGGACGTCCCCAAGGAGGTCCAGGACTTGATGAGGGAGGCGGAGAGGCTTCACCTTCAGATGAGGATGGCCTTCACGGAGGAGAAGGTGGACCGGGCCAAGGTACTTGGTCTGCACGACAAGCTTCATGATCTCCATGGCAAGATAGCCCGCTGGAGGCTGGAGGAGGCCATCAAGAGGGCCAACGCCAAGTAGGCTAGGCGTTGGGTTTGAGTGGCCCGGTCCGGTGAGGACCGGGCCACTCGCATTTGGGCCCATCAGAACCGGAAGCCCAGAAGGTTCCAGTGGTTGAGGAACCAGAGGCCCCCAAGGGCCCCCGCCAGGGAGAGCAGGAAGGCCAGGGTGTCCAGCGGGATCCCCCTGCCCTGGGGCCTGGCCAGGTGGTAGAGGGAGATGCCCAGAGGCACCAGGCCCGCGAAGGGCAGGGCGAAGAGGGCCTTCACCTGCCAGGGGATCCCTATCCTCAGCTGGTAGCCCATGAGGCGGTCCGCCAGATACAGCCCAGCCAGGAAGGCCCAGGTGGTCAGCCAGTGGAGGGAGATGAAGCCCCACTTGGTTGGCCATTCGGAGGGTTCATCGTACCGGGGCTTGAGGCGTCCTAAGGCCCCCGCCGCCCATATTAGGGCGGAGGCGGTCCCCAGGACCCCGAAGGACCAGAGGAAGGCCCGGGAGGCGGTGGGGCCGTCCAGGGGGTGCATGGGTTCGTAGGTCTCGTAGGGCTCCCGGATGAACAGGAACTTGACCTTGCCGTCCGGCCCCCTGCGCAGGGCCATCCGCTCGGTGCCATCCAGGCTTATCAGCAGGTCCTGGGATAGGGGGATCCAGGTGGACGTGGGCCGGTCCCAGTCCTCCGGGTAGGAGACCGACACGGTCCCGTCCTGGTTGGCGTACACCTCTATGGGCTGGTCGAACATGAGGTATGCGGCGTCCACGGTGGTCCTGGGGCGGCGAATGTGTCGGTACCTCCCCTCCAGGTGAGCCGGAACCGGGGAGCTGGGCTCCCCCTGGGGCTTGATGGCCGGGGGCGCCAGGTAGCGTTCCACCAGCGCCTCCTTGAGGCGATCCCTTATCTGGGGCACGTCCCCGTTCATGGCCAGGAAGAAGCCGAAGGAC from Thermanaerovibrio acidaminovorans DSM 6589 includes:
- the panC gene encoding pantoate--beta-alanine ligase, with the protein product MIIAKTPEEVRDALKGTGTVGLVPTMGYLHDGHLSLVRRSVAENQTTAVSIFVNPTQFGPHEDLSRYPRDLKRDLELLEPLGVDLVFTPEPEAMYHRDHSTWVEEVNLARGLCGASRPGHFRGVCTVVLKLFNIVKPNRAYFGEKDYQQLKVIQRMVRDLNLDVQVVGCPIAREEDGLAMSSRNVYLSPEERSLALCLSRAVNRAQAEASRGVSDPASIVEAALSEIPDHPSITVDYIKLVDCDTLEELETLKSAGRILLAVRVGSTRLIDNGMVKPNGGV
- the panB gene encoding 3-methyl-2-oxobutanoate hydroxymethyltransferase, with the translated sequence MDRPKVTIPALREMKARGEKIVMHTAYNHWQAQMAELAGADTILVGDSAGMVEHGFTSTVPVTMEMMLLHCAAVVRGSRSPFIIGDMPFMSYEVSIQEAVRNAGRLVKEGGVDAVKLEGGTSRAQTIEAIVRAGIPVVGHVGLTPQSATQLGGFKVQGKDRERARQVLEDAMAVQEAGACMVVLECVPTPLAKVITERLSIPTVGIGAGPHCDGQVLVFHDVLGIFDAFKPKFVKRYMNCRDAMIQALREYTQEVRSAAFPGEEHGFSMDEDQLEGL
- the gpt gene encoding xanthine phosphoribosyltransferase: MSDERYVKTYSVSWDQLQRECRQLAAELSRLRRWNRLIAVARGGLVPAALMAQELQIKLVDTVCISSYTLKSQGDLTVLKRPDLEGVDENCLIIDDLVDTGKTAQVVREMFPQAYFATVYAKPEGRPLVDKFVTEVSQNTWIIFPWEPSHSPIL
- a CDS encoding tetratricopeptide repeat protein, yielding MNFAKMLCLGLAAVTFGVAPWQPQAEAKVKVRAVKSPVATRARDPLMAEAWRGGQQLVMEGKLNSAVRYLRRYVTVMPRSADGWFWLGRAYLAMGDHQRARNAFNRALAVDPYYPSLQPDRLDQSGMPLWPEITSPM
- a CDS encoding FlgT C-terminal domain-containing protein, translated to MRKPLRIALAVLALALLWGSSCLAQVVGADDRYMKIRIASPIHNLTSVRVWRSRYDPSDGLPDRMTQYFHNLLKSAPMVEATLLDKEIGAGWPVRGFGPNDVVVKLNLEDLRIEKKDLVGSRMRAYASVRMTVYGATSKDPIYTWVANSELERWTPEYRDLKEPYFWRDFEGTVCWSAVRDALDRCAEELMSVRRGYRVLGRIVAVARPAEGLKWDRDVKRFHVNLGKDETLQEGDLLAVVRSTVTRTVDGEEPVMIYPQKVATVKVVYLSDRDGVVQVVSEPKDYPVQVGDVVLMPLTTPRKGRF
- a CDS encoding patatin-like phospholipase family protein encodes the protein MTVLRRSTLALFVGISLLIHLATPSAIMGSQGDGVVLVLSGGGTKGLAHIGVLKVLEEAGVRIDGIVGTSMGAIIGGLYACGYSAHDLERLVMENSILDLLYDRTPQDIPDASLNRLPKGRSGLFDFHFDKDHNRVGPMGGMSATRLVSFLSRVTGERFQGGDFDRLRIPFAAVATDLETGETVVLRRGNLAYAMRASMAIPGIFDPWMVDGRLLVDGGLVANLPVSIARELFPGRKVLAVNLSDMGVKNRREIRTLYDVVAQSLNIITAPSIRSEASKADLLVEPDVGRFGLLDPGGYDRIIAAGVEAARGLGDRIAALSPRDGAPPASPALLAKEPPVVMSVQVEGLPPEMARDVEEHLRPWVGKGLDMEAVLREADRLSRREDFVSVNGYARPRDDRGVDVVMSFQRRPPIEVSVGGYATNLHSQRWMSLSGVKRDLISQGDVMEGQFRLGDHWGWVLRYFSPYDDDSQWGMALTAREDEISPSGMSQERWKRYGLRALRYSDNGRTRFGWGVLVENVDLKDSRTLTGPYLYLYHDGTDSKQHPTRGYALEVNVWSPNLDRVISRTVFNRYVPWGDRYRVVISGGLETGDREDPPHRAYLGDQEELYSLGDSPLAGDQAAWLRVGISGTVMQTWWGRLDAELFGTAGMVMNRWTRTNDSWEVGLALSIPGQFFNGRLMTVYDKGGNLTFGFSVGDPIWWNSPLP
- a CDS encoding ketopantoate reductase family protein gives rise to the protein MTRVLVVGLGALGGRIACQLSAAGVPVMALERSTQGTRSLTYVGRDGIEIRANIRSTSSPCAARDFAPLVAFVTVKAYKTWEAAEALSQALPGEALAVTLQNGLGNLETLASVLGEHRTAAGVCTYGAHREGDRIFWGGDGQIRIGSPWGASVSIPIEVLKAGGFDAHESHDIRRDIWTKAAVNCCINPLTALLRVRNGELRSSPWAMEIIRSVIQETVQAAGLQGVALDPEEVRRTVESVMEATGGNRSSMLQDVEARRPTEIGSLSLKVAEICRDGGLSAPVSAALGELVRALEDLSIPKG
- a CDS encoding proline racemase family protein gives rise to the protein MIRLRLRRMVSVVDTHTGGEPTRIILSGGPILKGRTMLDRWEEFASAHDAFREFVMREPRGHGDMFGVMITPPCSDEAHCGVIFMDTGGCLTMCGHGSIGLARTLLELGMVTGESPCADVVLDTPAGIVRVTVDIREDGRIGEATLMNVPSFLYAEDLKVRLSDGTDVTLQVAFGGNFFAIVPAQQLGLSIVSDEARRIQALGLEIRDLVNRKLEASHPEDPRICGVELVEFSLKTGERSARNCVVFGQGSLDRSPCGTGTSAKMAVLAALGELKPGEEFVHQGIVGSTFRAFYRPGPVIGGFDSIIPYIKGTSSVTGFNLLLEQDGDMFPRGFLLGRA
- the panD gene encoding aspartate 1-decarboxylase; this translates as MFLKMCRSKIHRATVTEANLHYVGSITIGKDLLELSGILPGEAVQVVDIDNGNRLETYVIQGPEGTICLNGAAARLVQPGDKVIIMAFCWMTPEEARDHRLKVVLVDQDNRPTEVTDREDHGTIF